From a region of the Solanum stenotomum isolate F172 chromosome 2, ASM1918654v1, whole genome shotgun sequence genome:
- the LOC125854394 gene encoding uncharacterized protein LOC125854394 produces MRRVSRIAALYRAVDSAAAVEVPQHRMSTVAQFSTSSNKSSARSNWLFNNLLTDLSARTAAHAVAGTMLFSVAATTLTEEVHAKEAVPPELRPKDLVLYQYEACPFCNKVKAFLDYYDLPYKIIEVNPISKKELKWSDYKKVPVVLVDGEQMVNSSDIIDKLYEKVRSGDSTFDADEESKWRKWVDDHLVHMLSPNIYRNTSEALESFDYITSHGNFSFTERITAKYAGAAAMYFVSKKLKKKYNITDERAALYEAAETWVDALKGRDFLGGSKPNLADLAVYGVLRPIRYLKSGRDMVENTRIGDWYSRMESEVGVSARIQA; encoded by the exons ATGAGGAGAGTCAGTAGAATCGCCGCCTTATACCGGGCAGTGGACAGTGCAGCCGCCGTGGAGGTGCCGCAGCATAGGATGTCTACGGTGGCTCAGTTTAGCACGAGCAGCAACAAGTCATCTGCCAGGTCTAACTGGTTATTCAACAATTTGCTCACGGATCTATCTGCTAGAACCGCAGCTCATGCTGTTGCTGGAACAATGCTTTTCTCGGTGGCGGCTACCACGTTGACCGAGGAAGTCCACGCTAAAGAAGCAGTGCCACCGGAATTACGCCCAAAAGATCTTGTCCTTTATCAGTATGAAGCCTGTCCTTTCTGTAACAAGGTTAAAG CATTCCTCGACTACTATGACTTACCATACAAGATCATTGAGGTCAATCCCATCAGCAAAAAAGAACTCAAGTGGTCTGATTATAAGAAAGTGCCTGTTGTGTTGGTTGATGGTGAACAGATGGTGAACTCATCAG ATATTATTGATAAATTATACGAGAAGGTTCGTTCTGGTGATTCTACCTTTGATGCCGATGAAGAGAGCAAATGGCGCAA GTGGGTGGATGATCACTTGGTGCACATGTTATCACCTAACATATACCGAAATACCTCAGAAGCTCTTGAATCGTTCGATTACATCACTAGTCATG GTAATTTCAGCTTTACGGAGAGAATAACTGCCAAATATGCTGGAGCTGCAGCCATGTATTTTGTTTcgaagaaattgaagaagaaatataaTATTACAGATGAGCGTGCAGCCCTGTATGAAGCTGCAGAAACATGGGTTGATGCTCTCAAGGGCCGAGACTTTCTTG GTGGTTCTAAACCAAACTTAGCAGATCTTGCTGTATATGGCGTTTTGAGACCCATTCGCTATCTGAAATCTGGTAGAGACATGGTGGAGAACACACGTATTGGTGATTGGTACTCTCGGATGGAAAGTGAAGTAGGCGTGTCTGCTAGAATTCAAGCTTAA
- the LOC125854374 gene encoding protein FREE1 isoform X2, whose product MQQGDYTTSNPYYNYPNSGQISPAPIPNPTPSPPAYASAPPFAATYTPPSDYSSYPSSYPNHYTQNPDLPSTAPAPPLQTYNPPPPAQVPVPALQQPQHSSPFPSFESHGAYQNPVHSQPQQSYYPPYDHPQAAPSYNHSPTPNSSYPPVYSTPNYDNTGKFDQSGQYFDEPVDKYGNYGSRRGEFGQDTYGKRAESGYGNDGYGDGVFAYQGSKVEPYGARGTGSKSSTWSSSFDDFGRPIGYNSPKERSSAPTAKIVKAIPKVDTQQDARSGVQKFRVKLLAESGGQSTQDVLCQIGLDGIRMLDPSTSRMLRIYPLDTVTRLEAADSSTFAFWSKSAVDIEPRRIRLQSNSYTTSSLLDTVTAAVVQFKEMGGRIGSSESPKVAEQPTEKKKGLADWINIVKTVNEEKDHWVPDEAVSKCTACGSAFNAFVRRHHCRNCGDIFCDKCTQGRTALTADENAPVVRVCDRCTAEVSRRLSSAKETVNRSTGLQSHEDLAKKLQEEMERNRKGSSGSRQDRSGRMKEVACPTCTVHLQVQVPSSGSETIECGVCQNPFLVSSH is encoded by the exons ATGCAACAAGGCGATTACACAACCTCCAATCCCTACTACAATTACCCTAATTCCGGCCAAATCTCGCCGGCTCCGATCCCAAACCCCACCCCTTCACCACCGGCATACGCTTCTGCTCCGCCGTTCGCCGCCACTTACACTCCGCCTTCAGATTACTCATCTTATCCCTCTTCTTACCCCAATCATTATACCCAAAATCCCGATTTACCCTCCACTGCTCCAGCACCTCCGTTACAGACCTATAATCCTCCACCACCAGCGCAGGTTCCGGTTCCGGCGTTGCAACAGCCTCAGCACTCCTCTCCGTTTCCCTCGTTTGAATCCCACGGAGCTTATCAAAACCCAGTTCATTCTCAGCCTCAACAATCTTATTATCCTCCTTACGATCATCCCCAGGCTGCTCCTAGTTATAATCACAGTCCCACTCCGAATTCTTCGTATCCTCCAGTTTATTCAACTCCGAATTATGATAATACTGGGAAGTTTGATCAAAGTGGGCAGTATTTTGATGAACCTGTGGATAAATATGGAAATTATGGTTCGCGGAGAGGTGAATTTGGGCAAGATACTTATGGGAAACGAGCTGAAAGTGGATATGGTAATGATGGTTATGGTGATGGAGTGTTTGCTTATCAGGGTAGTAAAGTAGAGCCTTATGGGGCACGAGGGACTGGTTCAAAGTCTTCGACTTGGTCGTctagttttgatgattttgggAGGCCAATTGGGTATAATTCTCCGAAAGAACGTTCATCAGCTCCAACTGCGAAGATCGTCAAGGCAATTCCCAAGGTTGATACGCAGCAGGATGCGAGAAGTGGTGTGCAGAAGTTTAGGGTGAAGTTACTAGCTGAAAGTGGTGGACAGAGTACCCAAGATGTTCTTTGCCAG ATTGGCTTGGATGGAATCCGCATGTTGGACCCAAGCACTAGCCGGATGTTAAGAATTTATCCTCTTGACACGGTAACTAGACTTGAG GCGGCGGATTCATCTACCTTTGCCTTCTGGTCAAAAAGTGCAGTGGATATAGAACCAAGGCGTATCAGACTGCAGTCAAACAGTTACACAACCAGTTCCCTATTAGATACAGTCACGGCTGCAGTTGTACAG TTCAAGGAGATGGGTGGAAGAATCGGATCTTCTGAATCTCCAAAGGTGGCTGAACAGCCTACTGAGAAGAAGAAAGGTCTTGCTGATTGGATTAATATAGTGAAGACCGTCAATGAGGAGAAAGATCACTGG GTTCCTGATGAAGCAGTTTCCAAGTGCACAGCTTGTGGATCAGCCTTCAATGCCTTCGTGCGCAGG CATCACTGTCGGAATTGTGGAGATATTTTCTGTGACAAATGCACTCAGGGAAGAACTGCACTGACAGCTGATGAGAATGCACCAGTTGTTAGAGTTTGTGACCGATGTACG GCTGAGGTTTCTCGTCGGCTAAGCAGCGCGAAGGAAACTGTCAATAGATCAACTGGATTGCAAAGTCATGAAGACCTTGCCAAGAAGCTTCAG GAGGAGATGGAGAGAAACCGAAAAGGATCATCTG GCTCCAGACAAGATCGTTCGGGGAGGATGAAAGAGGTTGCTTGCCCTACTTGTACAGTACATTTGCAG GTTCAAGTTCCGAGCTCAGGTTCCGAGACTATAGAATGTGGGGTTTGCCAGAATCCATTCCTCGTTAGTTCGCACTGA
- the LOC125854374 gene encoding protein FREE1 isoform X1 translates to MQQGDYTTSNPYYNYPNSGQISPAPIPNPTPSPPAYASAPPFAATYTPPSDYSSYPSSYPNHYTQNPDLPSTAPAPPLQTYNPPPPAQVPVPALQQPQHSSPFPSFESHGAYQNPVHSQPQQSYYPPYDHPQAAPSYNHSPTPNSSYPPVYSTPNYDNTGKFDQSGQYFDEPVDKYGNYGSRRGEFGQDTYGKRAESGYGNDGYGDGVFAYQGSKVEPYGARGTGSKSSTWSSSFDDFGRPIGYNSPKERSSAPTAKIVKAIPKVDTQQDARSGVQKFRVKLLAESGGQSTQDVLCQIGLDGIRMLDPSTSRMLRIYPLDTVTRLEAADSSTFAFWSKSAVDIEPRRIRLQSNSYTTSSLLDTVTAAVVQFKEMGGRIGSSESPKVAEQPTEKKKGLADWINIVKTVNEEKDHWVPDEAVSKCTACGSAFNAFVRRHHCRNCGDIFCDKCTQGRTALTADENAPVVRVCDRCTAEVSRRLSSAKETVNRSTGLQSHEDLAKKLQEEMERNRKGSSGKCLSAEIHICLVFDNELIHNIVCLLVHEVFPVSGSRQDRSGRMKEVACPTCTVHLQVQVPSSGSETIECGVCQNPFLVSSH, encoded by the exons ATGCAACAAGGCGATTACACAACCTCCAATCCCTACTACAATTACCCTAATTCCGGCCAAATCTCGCCGGCTCCGATCCCAAACCCCACCCCTTCACCACCGGCATACGCTTCTGCTCCGCCGTTCGCCGCCACTTACACTCCGCCTTCAGATTACTCATCTTATCCCTCTTCTTACCCCAATCATTATACCCAAAATCCCGATTTACCCTCCACTGCTCCAGCACCTCCGTTACAGACCTATAATCCTCCACCACCAGCGCAGGTTCCGGTTCCGGCGTTGCAACAGCCTCAGCACTCCTCTCCGTTTCCCTCGTTTGAATCCCACGGAGCTTATCAAAACCCAGTTCATTCTCAGCCTCAACAATCTTATTATCCTCCTTACGATCATCCCCAGGCTGCTCCTAGTTATAATCACAGTCCCACTCCGAATTCTTCGTATCCTCCAGTTTATTCAACTCCGAATTATGATAATACTGGGAAGTTTGATCAAAGTGGGCAGTATTTTGATGAACCTGTGGATAAATATGGAAATTATGGTTCGCGGAGAGGTGAATTTGGGCAAGATACTTATGGGAAACGAGCTGAAAGTGGATATGGTAATGATGGTTATGGTGATGGAGTGTTTGCTTATCAGGGTAGTAAAGTAGAGCCTTATGGGGCACGAGGGACTGGTTCAAAGTCTTCGACTTGGTCGTctagttttgatgattttgggAGGCCAATTGGGTATAATTCTCCGAAAGAACGTTCATCAGCTCCAACTGCGAAGATCGTCAAGGCAATTCCCAAGGTTGATACGCAGCAGGATGCGAGAAGTGGTGTGCAGAAGTTTAGGGTGAAGTTACTAGCTGAAAGTGGTGGACAGAGTACCCAAGATGTTCTTTGCCAG ATTGGCTTGGATGGAATCCGCATGTTGGACCCAAGCACTAGCCGGATGTTAAGAATTTATCCTCTTGACACGGTAACTAGACTTGAG GCGGCGGATTCATCTACCTTTGCCTTCTGGTCAAAAAGTGCAGTGGATATAGAACCAAGGCGTATCAGACTGCAGTCAAACAGTTACACAACCAGTTCCCTATTAGATACAGTCACGGCTGCAGTTGTACAG TTCAAGGAGATGGGTGGAAGAATCGGATCTTCTGAATCTCCAAAGGTGGCTGAACAGCCTACTGAGAAGAAGAAAGGTCTTGCTGATTGGATTAATATAGTGAAGACCGTCAATGAGGAGAAAGATCACTGG GTTCCTGATGAAGCAGTTTCCAAGTGCACAGCTTGTGGATCAGCCTTCAATGCCTTCGTGCGCAGG CATCACTGTCGGAATTGTGGAGATATTTTCTGTGACAAATGCACTCAGGGAAGAACTGCACTGACAGCTGATGAGAATGCACCAGTTGTTAGAGTTTGTGACCGATGTACG GCTGAGGTTTCTCGTCGGCTAAGCAGCGCGAAGGAAACTGTCAATAGATCAACTGGATTGCAAAGTCATGAAGACCTTGCCAAGAAGCTTCAG GAGGAGATGGAGAGAAACCGAAAAGGATCATCTGGTAAGTGTTTATCTGCTGAAATACATATATGCTTAGTATTTGATAATGAGCTAATTCATAACATAGTTTGTCTGCTAGTTCATGAAGTTTTTCCGGTTTCAGGCTCCAGACAAGATCGTTCGGGGAGGATGAAAGAGGTTGCTTGCCCTACTTGTACAGTACATTTGCAG GTTCAAGTTCCGAGCTCAGGTTCCGAGACTATAGAATGTGGGGTTTGCCAGAATCCATTCCTCGTTAGTTCGCACTGA